TATTCTTTTTTAGAAATAATGTTAGCATCTCCAGCTGTTATTATTCCTTTTTCTGCTATATCTTTAAGAGAGAAAGCAGCCCTTTGATGACCCAACCCCATGTCAGCTGATATAACCCAAGCCCTTTTTATTTCTTTGTGCTCCATTTCTCTCTTTTAAATGAAATTCCCCCAAATTTTAGAATAAAAGTAAACTATATTTTATCGGAAAATAAATAATTATGAAAAGAAATTCTTTTTTAGTTCTCTTTTCTAAAATATCAAACAAAAATTTTACAGAATAGATTCATTGTTGATTTTTTTCAATTTTTTGAAGTATGGCATTTACATTTTTCTGGTCAAGAACATACCATGCTCCTGTTGCTGCATCAATTATTACAGGAATAAGCCCACCTAAGACATCAAGGATTATCCATACAGTTCCCACACGATTTGTAATGGTAACTGTTTGTGGAGCATAACCCTTCTTTTGAAATTCAATTGTGTACGTTTTCTTCGATTCTAATTTAATAGATAAAGGTGTTGTCCCGGTAAAATTTCCATTTATAAAAACTTGAGCACCGGTCGGATCAGAATTGAAGTTAATTTCTTCTGATGTTCCTTTGAAAAGCGTTGCACAACTTACAAATAAATATGAGACAAAAACCACTGAAATTACAACTGTAACCAATTTAGTTCCTTTTTTCATCTTTCCTCCTATCATTTTTTTAGAAAAATATAGAAAAAAATTGAAATTGTCAAATTTTTCTTAATATTTTTAAAATATTTAAGTGACACGACACTATTTGTGGTAATATTATTTTATAGCAAAATGAAGCTCTATCTTCCTGATTATTTGGAGGAAATTATTCTCCACAAAATAAAAAAAATTGATACGATAAAATTATCCAAATATGTATATAGTCTCACTGAAGACCTGATTGAAATAAGGGAATCTTATTTTAACGACGAGAGAAAACTTTTAGGATATTTTGCCTTCTTCTTCCCCCAGTCATACCTTAAATTAAAATACATTCTTGAGGAAATTGACTTCTTCTTTCCAGAACAATTCGCCAACCCCACTCAAATCATTTGTGACATTGGTTCTGGAATTGGCCCATCTACCATTTCTCTCTATGACTTTTTCAAGAAAAGAAACATTGGGTCTGAAATTTTCTCCATCGAGAAAAACAAAAATGCTTTTGAATTCCAAAATATTTTATTAGAAGAATGTCTCAATTTAAAAAATAACTCACAAAAAATCTCTTTAAAAAATAAATCTCTTGAGGAATTAGTCTCAGAGAAAAAAGAAAAATTTACACTGATAGTTTTATCACTTGTGCTTGGCGAAGTTTTAAATCAAAGGGGCAAAAGAAAAGCCTTTAACATTATAAAAGAGGCGATTAAAAAACTATTGGATGAAAATGGAATTCTCATAATTGTTGAACCGGCAACTCACAGTAATTCAAGAAATCTCATTAACTTTCGTGATGAAATCATCAAATCAAATCCTGCATATCCTATATTACCTTGCTTTCATAAAAATACATGCTCTATTTTTCCAGACAAAGATGATTGGTGTATAAGCACAATTCCCTGGGAGCCTCCGGATTTTATGAAGGAAATCAATAAATACCTCTGGAGAGACATAGGTTATCTTAAGTTTAGTTATCTTGTTCTTAAGAAAGGGAAATTCTCTTCTGATATAAATTACTTAAGGGCTTTGACTCCTTTTCTAAAAGAAAAAGGAAAAGGCAAGGTTGTGGTTTGCTCTGAGAAAGGGAAAAAAATATTTGAAAGGCTCGAAAGAGACCAATCTGAAAGTAACAGAGAA
The window above is part of the Acidobacteriota bacterium genome. Proteins encoded here:
- a CDS encoding PEGA domain-containing protein — translated: MKKGTKLVTVVISVVFVSYLFVSCATLFKGTSEEINFNSDPTGAQVFINGNFTGTTPLSIKLESKKTYTIEFQKKGYAPQTVTITNRVGTVWIILDVLGGLIPVIIDAATGAWYVLDQKNVNAILQKIEKNQQ
- a CDS encoding class I SAM-dependent methyltransferase, which codes for MKLYLPDYLEEIILHKIKKIDTIKLSKYVYSLTEDLIEIRESYFNDERKLLGYFAFFFPQSYLKLKYILEEIDFFFPEQFANPTQIICDIGSGIGPSTISLYDFFKKRNIGSEIFSIEKNKNAFEFQNILLEECLNLKNNSQKISLKNKSLEELVSEKKEKFTLIVLSLVLGEVLNQRGKRKAFNIIKEAIKKLLDENGILIIVEPATHSNSRNLINFRDEIIKSNPAYPILPCFHKNTCSIFPDKDDWCISTIPWEPPDFMKEINKYLWRDIGYLKFSYLVLKKGKFSSDINYLRALTPFLKEKGKGKVVVCSEKGKKIFERLERDQSESNREIETTWRGAVLGIENYEKKANFFRLKKDSKVKIFTF